Proteins from one Coffea arabica cultivar ET-39 chromosome 8c, Coffea Arabica ET-39 HiFi, whole genome shotgun sequence genomic window:
- the LOC113707371 gene encoding probable folate-biopterin transporter 2 isoform X2, producing the protein MGEEEELPIYAEQVQQNEHGKGICSCCYCVPVHWLRKLAREMHWSFVFGVVIVYGISQGLGGGFARLGTEYYMKEVQKVQPSESQVYLGITNIPWIVKPLWGLLTDVVPILGYRRRPYFILAGFVGVISMLFLSLHKNLHIVYALLLMTAGSAGVAIADVTVDACVAQNSGTHPSLAADMQSLCALSSSIGSLVGFSLSGIFVHLIGPNGVFGLLSIPAGLVLLVGVLLKEPQMPNFAYQQESMGFVMAVGSVGSLLGAVLYQYGLKNHPFRDLLFWTQLLYGLSGMLDLVLVLRLNLQYGIPDYFFVVIDASVSQMIGRLKWMPLLVLSSKLCPPGIEGTFFALLMSIDNAGLMSSSWVGGFLLHILNVTRTRFDNLWLAILIRNFLRIAPLTLLFLVPRADPNASILPDEVTSSKERSEPTVTENVELVSLVKEADD; encoded by the exons atgggggaggaagaagaactTCCAATTTATGCTGAGCAAGTGCAGCAAAATGAGCATGGAAAGGGGATCTGCAGTTGCTGCTATTGTGTGCCAGTGCATTGGCTCAGAAAGCTAGCTAGGGAAATGCATTGGAGTTTTGTGTTTGGAGTTGTGATTGTTTATGGGATAAGCCAAGGACTTGGTGGAGGTTTTGCGAGACTTGGAACAGAGTACTATATGAAGGAAGTTCAGAAGGTGCAGCCTTCTGAATCTCAGGTTTACCTAGGAATAACCAATATTCCTTGGATTGTTAAGCCTCTTTGGGGTCTGCTCACTGATGTTGTTCCCATTTTGGGGTATCGTCGGAGACCTTATTTCATTTTAGCTG GTTTTGTTGGAGTTATCTCCATGCTGTTCTTGTCATTGCACAAGAATCTGCATATTGTATATGCATTGCTGTTGATGACTGCAGGAAGTGCTGGAGTGGCAATAGCAGATGTTACTGTTGATGCTTGTGTGGCACAGAATAGTGGTACCCATCCTTCCCTTGCAGCTGACATGCAAAGCTTGTGTGCTTTAAGTTCTTCTATTGGTTCACTGGTTGGATTCTCTTTAAGTGGTATCTTTGTTCACTTAATTGGCCCCAAC GGGGTGTTCGGCTTGTTGTCCATACCAGCTGGGCTTGTCTTGTTAGTTGGTGTTTTGCTCAAGGAACCACAGATGCCAAACTTTGCTTATCAACAG GAGAGCATGGGTTTTGTTATGGCAGTTGGCTCTGTTGGCTCTCTTTTAGGAGCTGTTCTGTATCAGTACGGATTGAAAAATCATCCCTTTCGGGACCTACTCTTCTGGACTCAGTTACTATATGGCTTATCAGGAATGCTGGATTTGGTGCTGGTTCTGCGCTTGAACTTACAATATGGGATTCCTGATTATTTCTTTGTGGTAATTGATGCAAGTGTTTCTCAGATGATTGGACGGCTTAAATGGATGCCGCTTCTAGTTTTAAGCTCCAAACTTTGTCCTCCTGGAATAGAAGGAACCTTTTTTGCCTTGCTAATGTCAATTGACAATGCTGGACTTATGTCATCCTCATGGGTTGGAGGCTTCTTGCTTCATATACTGAATGTCACAAGGACAAGATTTGATAATCTCTGGCTGGCCATTTTGATTCGGAACTTCTTGAGAATCGCTCCACTAACTCTGCTGTTTCTGGTCCCTAGAGCTGATCCCAATGCTTCCATTCTTCCAGACGAAGTTACAAGCTCAAAAGAGCGCTCTGAACCTACAGTAACAGAAAATGTTGAACTTGTTAGCCTTGTTAAAGAGGCAGATGATTAG
- the LOC113707371 gene encoding probable folate-biopterin transporter 2 isoform X3: MLFPFWGFVGVISMLFLSLHKNLHIVYALLLMTAGSAGVAIADVTVDACVAQNSGTHPSLAADMQSLCALSSSIGSLVGFSLSGIFVHLIGPNGVFGLLSIPAGLVLLVGVLLKEPQMPNFAYQQVSLKFLDAAKAMWNTLICPNVWGPCLYMYLSFALSLDIYEGMFYWVTDPEAGPALSKESMGFVMAVGSVGSLLGAVLYQYGLKNHPFRDLLFWTQLLYGLSGMLDLVLVLRLNLQYGIPDYFFVVIDASVSQMIGRLKWMPLLVLSSKLCPPGIEGTFFALLMSIDNAGLMSSSWVGGFLLHILNVTRTRFDNLWLAILIRNFLRIAPLTLLFLVPRADPNASILPDEVTSSKERSEPTVTENVELVSLVKEADD, from the exons ATGTTGTTCCCATTTTGGG GTTTTGTTGGAGTTATCTCCATGCTGTTCTTGTCATTGCACAAGAATCTGCATATTGTATATGCATTGCTGTTGATGACTGCAGGAAGTGCTGGAGTGGCAATAGCAGATGTTACTGTTGATGCTTGTGTGGCACAGAATAGTGGTACCCATCCTTCCCTTGCAGCTGACATGCAAAGCTTGTGTGCTTTAAGTTCTTCTATTGGTTCACTGGTTGGATTCTCTTTAAGTGGTATCTTTGTTCACTTAATTGGCCCCAAC GGGGTGTTCGGCTTGTTGTCCATACCAGCTGGGCTTGTCTTGTTAGTTGGTGTTTTGCTCAAGGAACCACAGATGCCAAACTTTGCTTATCAACAG GTAAGTCTGAAGTTTCTTGATGCTGCTAAAGCTATGTGGAATACACTGATATGCCCAAATGTGTGGGGACCATGTTTATATATGTACTTATCCTTTGCATTAAGTTTAGACATCTATGAAGGAATGTTCTACTGGGTTACTGATCCAGAGGCAGGTCCAGCTTTGTCTAAG GAGAGCATGGGTTTTGTTATGGCAGTTGGCTCTGTTGGCTCTCTTTTAGGAGCTGTTCTGTATCAGTACGGATTGAAAAATCATCCCTTTCGGGACCTACTCTTCTGGACTCAGTTACTATATGGCTTATCAGGAATGCTGGATTTGGTGCTGGTTCTGCGCTTGAACTTACAATATGGGATTCCTGATTATTTCTTTGTGGTAATTGATGCAAGTGTTTCTCAGATGATTGGACGGCTTAAATGGATGCCGCTTCTAGTTTTAAGCTCCAAACTTTGTCCTCCTGGAATAGAAGGAACCTTTTTTGCCTTGCTAATGTCAATTGACAATGCTGGACTTATGTCATCCTCATGGGTTGGAGGCTTCTTGCTTCATATACTGAATGTCACAAGGACAAGATTTGATAATCTCTGGCTGGCCATTTTGATTCGGAACTTCTTGAGAATCGCTCCACTAACTCTGCTGTTTCTGGTCCCTAGAGCTGATCCCAATGCTTCCATTCTTCCAGACGAAGTTACAAGCTCAAAAGAGCGCTCTGAACCTACAGTAACAGAAAATGTTGAACTTGTTAGCCTTGTTAAAGAGGCAGATGATTAG
- the LOC113707371 gene encoding probable folate-biopterin transporter 2 isoform X1: protein MGEEEELPIYAEQVQQNEHGKGICSCCYCVPVHWLRKLAREMHWSFVFGVVIVYGISQGLGGGFARLGTEYYMKEVQKVQPSESQVYLGITNIPWIVKPLWGLLTDVVPILGYRRRPYFILAGFVGVISMLFLSLHKNLHIVYALLLMTAGSAGVAIADVTVDACVAQNSGTHPSLAADMQSLCALSSSIGSLVGFSLSGIFVHLIGPNGVFGLLSIPAGLVLLVGVLLKEPQMPNFAYQQVSLKFLDAAKAMWNTLICPNVWGPCLYMYLSFALSLDIYEGMFYWVTDPEAGPALSKESMGFVMAVGSVGSLLGAVLYQYGLKNHPFRDLLFWTQLLYGLSGMLDLVLVLRLNLQYGIPDYFFVVIDASVSQMIGRLKWMPLLVLSSKLCPPGIEGTFFALLMSIDNAGLMSSSWVGGFLLHILNVTRTRFDNLWLAILIRNFLRIAPLTLLFLVPRADPNASILPDEVTSSKERSEPTVTENVELVSLVKEADD, encoded by the exons atgggggaggaagaagaactTCCAATTTATGCTGAGCAAGTGCAGCAAAATGAGCATGGAAAGGGGATCTGCAGTTGCTGCTATTGTGTGCCAGTGCATTGGCTCAGAAAGCTAGCTAGGGAAATGCATTGGAGTTTTGTGTTTGGAGTTGTGATTGTTTATGGGATAAGCCAAGGACTTGGTGGAGGTTTTGCGAGACTTGGAACAGAGTACTATATGAAGGAAGTTCAGAAGGTGCAGCCTTCTGAATCTCAGGTTTACCTAGGAATAACCAATATTCCTTGGATTGTTAAGCCTCTTTGGGGTCTGCTCACTGATGTTGTTCCCATTTTGGGGTATCGTCGGAGACCTTATTTCATTTTAGCTG GTTTTGTTGGAGTTATCTCCATGCTGTTCTTGTCATTGCACAAGAATCTGCATATTGTATATGCATTGCTGTTGATGACTGCAGGAAGTGCTGGAGTGGCAATAGCAGATGTTACTGTTGATGCTTGTGTGGCACAGAATAGTGGTACCCATCCTTCCCTTGCAGCTGACATGCAAAGCTTGTGTGCTTTAAGTTCTTCTATTGGTTCACTGGTTGGATTCTCTTTAAGTGGTATCTTTGTTCACTTAATTGGCCCCAAC GGGGTGTTCGGCTTGTTGTCCATACCAGCTGGGCTTGTCTTGTTAGTTGGTGTTTTGCTCAAGGAACCACAGATGCCAAACTTTGCTTATCAACAG GTAAGTCTGAAGTTTCTTGATGCTGCTAAAGCTATGTGGAATACACTGATATGCCCAAATGTGTGGGGACCATGTTTATATATGTACTTATCCTTTGCATTAAGTTTAGACATCTATGAAGGAATGTTCTACTGGGTTACTGATCCAGAGGCAGGTCCAGCTTTGTCTAAG GAGAGCATGGGTTTTGTTATGGCAGTTGGCTCTGTTGGCTCTCTTTTAGGAGCTGTTCTGTATCAGTACGGATTGAAAAATCATCCCTTTCGGGACCTACTCTTCTGGACTCAGTTACTATATGGCTTATCAGGAATGCTGGATTTGGTGCTGGTTCTGCGCTTGAACTTACAATATGGGATTCCTGATTATTTCTTTGTGGTAATTGATGCAAGTGTTTCTCAGATGATTGGACGGCTTAAATGGATGCCGCTTCTAGTTTTAAGCTCCAAACTTTGTCCTCCTGGAATAGAAGGAACCTTTTTTGCCTTGCTAATGTCAATTGACAATGCTGGACTTATGTCATCCTCATGGGTTGGAGGCTTCTTGCTTCATATACTGAATGTCACAAGGACAAGATTTGATAATCTCTGGCTGGCCATTTTGATTCGGAACTTCTTGAGAATCGCTCCACTAACTCTGCTGTTTCTGGTCCCTAGAGCTGATCCCAATGCTTCCATTCTTCCAGACGAAGTTACAAGCTCAAAAGAGCGCTCTGAACCTACAGTAACAGAAAATGTTGAACTTGTTAGCCTTGTTAAAGAGGCAGATGATTAG